One genomic window of Monodelphis domestica isolate mMonDom1 chromosome 1, mMonDom1.pri, whole genome shotgun sequence includes the following:
- the LOC100014932 gene encoding tubulin polyglutamylase TTLL13 isoform X1, which translates to MLLQGVSMATAAVAAAAALRACGGAAAAGVSVLAAESTKNMETTVSKTSESEEDYGEEEESEEESVKKATDPSNASQQSSTEAVGNGVPASTVKKSPKKVAAPSEPEDSDIGRKRRRRKRKLLTINLTNCKYESVRRAAQLCGLKEVGEDEEWTVYWTDCSVSLERVMDMKRFQKINHFPGMTEICRKDLLARNLNRMHKLYPSEYNIFPRTWCLPADYGDFQNHGRQRKTRTYICKPDSGCQGRGIFITRNPREIKPGEHMICQQYISKPFLIDGFKFDMRIYVLITSCDPLRVFMYEEGLARFATMPYMEPSISNLDDVCMHLTNYAINKHNENFVRDETIGSKRKLSTLNTWLRDHSYEPRELWGDIEDIIIKTVISAHSVLRHNYRTCFPQYLGSGTCACFEILGFDILLDHKLKPWLLEVNHSPSFTTDSCLDREVKDALLGDAMNLINLRGCDKKKVLEEDKRRVKERLFQCHQQPRESRHDSYKREQLESSNAALLDQERYENSHLGGYRRIYPGPDTEKYAPFFKHNGSLFQETAASKAREECARQQLEEIRLKQEQLEATGNNNIKKRKENKDVNQGESAGEKNRPRVGPKSLPSRLSYMRSRNQEKQLPTVQVDTMQPQDIVEEEELERMKSLLQRENLIRSLGIVDQLTRLLHPTQRSQNKFPSNRARFHQDGLGNRDVQSVNFVPLSLLREGSITELGPNFIQPVRTHTFIPNILGPLSNMRATIPHPSQCQLQPKNLNWLGTSSTLGTSSAGSGSNSLTMKKSGRRYFSSARCKHESQGQTNRRLEAMNRALAGSVPPSLTPRQGYLLHPEREASDSWAGCSLPSMTESRHRATARELTLCPASAPLLQHSTALGLLNISHHRHLKQQKKQILFQKIGREMMPSGAPQRILSRNAMVQIRYLHKEFSKDWSVSRLAEGFGVSTDVIRRVLKSVAHILTKEAAVTDIAVLQAALLHDTVEDTDTTLEEVEEHFGAEVRSIVEEVTDNKALSKLERKQLQVKNAAHSSRPAKLVKLADKLYNLRDLKRCTPVGKCNQQTCGSERDRKPLLWIQDGLSKGFRSTLSGQHKWQRAFRAQALKWKRHCRNSSKNEDCHCEQQWETRNAVKSLA; encoded by the exons ATGCTTCTCCAAGGCGTGTCCATGGCGACGgcagcggtggcggcggcggcggcgctgCGAGCCTGTGGAGGCGCCGCCGCCGCCGGGGTCTCAGTGCTAG CTGCAGAATCTACAAAAAATATGGAGACTACTGTCAGCAAAACCAGTGAATCAGAGGAAGACTATGGCGAGGAAGAGGAGTCAGAGGAGGAAAGTGTTAAAAAGGCTACAGACCCCTCTAATGCTTCGCAACAGAGCAGCACAGAGGCAGTTGGGAATGGGGTCCCCGCTTCCACTGTCAAGAAGTCTCCGAAGAAAGTAGCAGCTCCCTCTGAGCCAGAGGACTCGGATATTGGGAGGAAAAGGAGACGTCGGAAACGAAA GCTCCTGACTATCAACCTGACCAATTGCAAGTATGAAAGTG tTCGACGAGCAGCCCAGCTCTGTGGCCTGAAGGAGGTGGGGGAAGATGAGGAATGGACGGTTTATTGGACTGACTGTTCTGTCTCACTGGAGCGTGTTATGGACATGAAGAGGTTTCAG AAAATCAACCACTTTCCAGGAATGACAGAAATCTGTCGCAAAGATCTGCTGGCCCGGAATCTCAACCGCATGCATAAGCTCTATCCTTCCGAGTATAATATCTTCCCCCGGACCTGGTGCCTCCCTGCAGA CTATGGGGACTTTCAGAACCATGGACGTCAGCGGAAAACTCGTACTTATATCTGTAAGCCAGACAGTGGCTGCCAGGGACGGGGTATCTTCATCACCCGGAATCCTCGGGAGATCAAACCAGGGGAGCATATGATCTGTcagcagtatatatctaag CCTTTCCTCATCGATGGCTTCAAGTTTGATATGAGAATCTATGTCCTGATCACATCCTGTGACCCACTTCGTGTCTTCATGTATGAAGAAGGTTTAGCCCGCTTTGCTACCATGCCGTACATGGAACCCAGCATCAGCAATCTG GATGATGTCTGCATGCACCTGACCAACTATGCTATCAACAAACACAATGAGAATTTTGTCCGGGATGAGACTATAGGCAGTAAGAG GAAGCTGTCAACACTCAATACCTGGCTGAGGGACCACAGCTACGAGCCAAGAGAACTGTGGGGGGATATCGAGGACATCATCATCAAGACTGTAATCTCCGCTCATTCCGTCCTTCGACACAACTATCGAACCTGCTTTCCACAGTATTTGGGTAGTGGTACTTGTGCCTGCTTTGAGATCCTTGGCTTTGATATCTTATTGGACCACAAGCTGAAGCCCTGGCTGCTAGAG GTAAATCACTCTCCAAGCTTCACCACAGACTCATGCCTTGACCGGGAAGTGAAGGATGCACTTCTTGGTGATGCCATGAACCTTATCAACTTACGAGGCTGTGACAAAAAGAAGGTGCTAGAAGAAGATAAACGGAGAGTTAAGGAACGACTTTTCCAATGTCATCAACAGCCACGAGAATCCCG GCATGATTCCTACAAGCGAGAACAATTGGAGTCATCAAATGCGGCATTGCTGGATCAGGAGAGGTATGAGAACTCCCACCTAGGTGGCTATCGGCGTATCTACCCTGGGCCAGATACTGAAAAGTATGCACCATTCTTCAAGCACAATGGCTCCCTTTTCCAGGAGACTGCTGCCTCCAAAGCCAGGGAAGAATGTGCCAG GCAGCAACTGGAGGAGATTCGCCTGAAGCAGGAACAGCTTGAGGCCACAGGCAACAATAACatcaagaagaggaaagaaaataaggatgTCAACCAGGGTGAATCAGCAGGAGAGAAGAACAGGCCCAGGGTGGGGCCCAAGAGCCTGCCCTCTCGTCTGAGCTACATGAGGTCTAGGAACCAAGAAAAGCAG CTGCCAACAGTACAGGTGGACACCATGCAACCTCAAGATATTGTGGAGGAAGAGGAGCTGGAGCGGATGAAGTCCCTTCTCCAAAGGGAAAATCTTATTCGTAGTCTGGGTATTGTAGATCAGCTTACCCGTTTGCTGCACCCTACTCAACGATCCCAGAACAAATTCCCTTCAAATCGG GCTAGATTTCACCAGGACGGACTTGGCAACCGAGATGTGCAGTCTGTGAATTTCGTCCCTTTGTCCCTTCTAAGAGAAGGGTCCATCACAGAACTGGGTCCTAACTTCATACAACCAGTCCGGACTCACACATTCATCCCCAACATCTTGGGCCCATTGTCAAATATGAGGGCAaccatcccccacccctcccagtGCCAGCTGCAGCCCAAGAACCTCAACTGGTTAGGTACCTCTTCTACGTTAGGTACCTCTTCTGCAGGCAGTGGTTCGAACTCACTTACAATGAAGAAGTCAGGCAGACGTTATTTTTCCAGTGCCCGATGCAAGCATGAGAGCC AGGGCCAAACAAACAGAAGGCTAGAAGCTATGAACCGGGCATTGGCAGGATCAGTGCCGCCCTCCCTAACCCCAAGGCAGGGCTACCTTCTGCACCCTGAGAGAGAGGCAAGTGACTCCTGGGCTGGCTGCAGCTTGCCCTCCATGACAGAATCCAGGCACAGAGCCACAGCCCGTGAGCTGACATTGTGCCCTGCCTCAGCACCCCTTCTCCAGCACTCTACTGCACTGGGTCTCCTCAACATCAGCCACCACAG ACAtctgaaacaacagaaaaaacaaATTCTGTTCCAGAAAATTGGGAGAGAGATGATGCCCTCAGGTGCCCCACAAAGGATTCTGAGCAGGAATGCCATGGTGCAGATCAG GTATTTACATAAGGAATTCTCTAAGGATTGGTCAGTTTCCAGATTAGCTGAAGGCTTTGGAGTCAGCACCGATGTGATCAGAAGGGTTTTAAAGA GTGTGGCTCACATCTTAACCAAAGAAGCAGCTGTTACGGACATCGCGGTACTGCAG GCCGCCTTGCTGCACGACACTGTGGAAGATACGGATACTACTTTAGAGGAGGTGGAGGAACATTTTGGGGCAGAGGTGAGGTCCATCGTAGAAGAAGTGACTGATAACAAAGCACTGTCCAAGCTAGAACGAAAGCAGCTGCAGGTGAAGAACGCTGCGCACAGCAGCCGGCCGGCCAAGCTGGTGAAACTTGCAGATAAACTGTACAACCTTCGAGACTTGAAGCGGTGCACCCCAGTCGGTAAATGTAATCAGCAGACATGTGGGTCAGAGAGGGATAGAAAGCCCCTTCTGTGGATACAG GATGGTCTGAGCAAAGGGTTCAGGAGTACTTTGAGTGGGCAGCACAAGTGGCAAAGGGCCTTCAGGGCACAAGCCCTCAAATGGAAGAGGCACTGCAGAAACTCTTCCAAGAACGAGGACTGTCACTGTGAGCAGCAGTGGGAAACCAGAAATGCTGTCAAGAGTTTGGCCTAA
- the LOC100014932 gene encoding tubulin polyglutamylase TTLL13 isoform X3, whose product MLLQGVSMATAAVAAAAALRACGGAAAAGVSVLAAESTKNMETTVSKTSESEEDYGEEEESEEESVKKATDPSNASQQSSTEAVGNGVPASTVKKSPKKVAAPSEPEDSDIGRKRRRRKRKLLTINLTNCKYESVRRAAQLCGLKEVGEDEEWTVYWTDCSVSLERVMDMKRFQKINHFPGMTEICRKDLLARNLNRMHKLYPSEYNIFPRTWCLPADYGDFQNHGRQRKTRTYICKPDSGCQGRGIFITRNPREIKPGEHMICQQYISKPFLIDGFKFDMRIYVLITSCDPLRVFMYEEGLARFATMPYMEPSISNLDDVCMHLTNYAINKHNENFVRDETIGSKRKLSTLNTWLRDHSYEPRELWGDIEDIIIKTVISAHSVLRHNYRTCFPQYLGSGTCACFEILGFDILLDHKLKPWLLEVNHSPSFTTDSCLDREVKDALLGDAMNLINLRGCDKKKVLEEDKRRVKERLFQCHQQPRESRHDSYKREQLESSNAALLDQERYENSHLGGYRRIYPGPDTEKYAPFFKHNGSLFQETAASKAREECARQQLEEIRLKQEQLEATGNNNIKKRKENKDVNQGESAGEKNRPRVGPKSLPSRLSYMRSRNQEKQLPTVQVDTMQPQDIVEEEELERMKSLLQRENLIRSLGIVDQLTRLLHPTQRSQNKFPSNRARFHQDGLGNRDVQSVNFVPLSLLREGSITELGPNFIQPVRTHTFIPNILGPLSNMRATIPHPSQCQLQPKNLNWLGTSSTLGTSSAGSGSNSLTMKKSGRRYFSSARCKHESQGQTNRRLEAMNRALAGSVPPSLTPRQGYLLHPEREASDSWAGCSLPSMTESRHRATARELTLCPASAPLLQHSTALGLLNISHHRHLKQQKKQILFQKIGREMMPSGAPQRILSRNAMVQIRYLHKEFSKDWSVSRLAEGFGVSTDVIRRVLKSVAHILTKEAAVTDIAVLQAALLHDTVEDTDTTLEEVEEHFGAEVRSIVEEVTDNKALSKLERKQLQVKNAAHSSRPAKLVKLADKLYNLRDLKRCTPVGKCNQQTCGSERDRKPLLWIQRPHHGFSSST is encoded by the exons ATGCTTCTCCAAGGCGTGTCCATGGCGACGgcagcggtggcggcggcggcggcgctgCGAGCCTGTGGAGGCGCCGCCGCCGCCGGGGTCTCAGTGCTAG CTGCAGAATCTACAAAAAATATGGAGACTACTGTCAGCAAAACCAGTGAATCAGAGGAAGACTATGGCGAGGAAGAGGAGTCAGAGGAGGAAAGTGTTAAAAAGGCTACAGACCCCTCTAATGCTTCGCAACAGAGCAGCACAGAGGCAGTTGGGAATGGGGTCCCCGCTTCCACTGTCAAGAAGTCTCCGAAGAAAGTAGCAGCTCCCTCTGAGCCAGAGGACTCGGATATTGGGAGGAAAAGGAGACGTCGGAAACGAAA GCTCCTGACTATCAACCTGACCAATTGCAAGTATGAAAGTG tTCGACGAGCAGCCCAGCTCTGTGGCCTGAAGGAGGTGGGGGAAGATGAGGAATGGACGGTTTATTGGACTGACTGTTCTGTCTCACTGGAGCGTGTTATGGACATGAAGAGGTTTCAG AAAATCAACCACTTTCCAGGAATGACAGAAATCTGTCGCAAAGATCTGCTGGCCCGGAATCTCAACCGCATGCATAAGCTCTATCCTTCCGAGTATAATATCTTCCCCCGGACCTGGTGCCTCCCTGCAGA CTATGGGGACTTTCAGAACCATGGACGTCAGCGGAAAACTCGTACTTATATCTGTAAGCCAGACAGTGGCTGCCAGGGACGGGGTATCTTCATCACCCGGAATCCTCGGGAGATCAAACCAGGGGAGCATATGATCTGTcagcagtatatatctaag CCTTTCCTCATCGATGGCTTCAAGTTTGATATGAGAATCTATGTCCTGATCACATCCTGTGACCCACTTCGTGTCTTCATGTATGAAGAAGGTTTAGCCCGCTTTGCTACCATGCCGTACATGGAACCCAGCATCAGCAATCTG GATGATGTCTGCATGCACCTGACCAACTATGCTATCAACAAACACAATGAGAATTTTGTCCGGGATGAGACTATAGGCAGTAAGAG GAAGCTGTCAACACTCAATACCTGGCTGAGGGACCACAGCTACGAGCCAAGAGAACTGTGGGGGGATATCGAGGACATCATCATCAAGACTGTAATCTCCGCTCATTCCGTCCTTCGACACAACTATCGAACCTGCTTTCCACAGTATTTGGGTAGTGGTACTTGTGCCTGCTTTGAGATCCTTGGCTTTGATATCTTATTGGACCACAAGCTGAAGCCCTGGCTGCTAGAG GTAAATCACTCTCCAAGCTTCACCACAGACTCATGCCTTGACCGGGAAGTGAAGGATGCACTTCTTGGTGATGCCATGAACCTTATCAACTTACGAGGCTGTGACAAAAAGAAGGTGCTAGAAGAAGATAAACGGAGAGTTAAGGAACGACTTTTCCAATGTCATCAACAGCCACGAGAATCCCG GCATGATTCCTACAAGCGAGAACAATTGGAGTCATCAAATGCGGCATTGCTGGATCAGGAGAGGTATGAGAACTCCCACCTAGGTGGCTATCGGCGTATCTACCCTGGGCCAGATACTGAAAAGTATGCACCATTCTTCAAGCACAATGGCTCCCTTTTCCAGGAGACTGCTGCCTCCAAAGCCAGGGAAGAATGTGCCAG GCAGCAACTGGAGGAGATTCGCCTGAAGCAGGAACAGCTTGAGGCCACAGGCAACAATAACatcaagaagaggaaagaaaataaggatgTCAACCAGGGTGAATCAGCAGGAGAGAAGAACAGGCCCAGGGTGGGGCCCAAGAGCCTGCCCTCTCGTCTGAGCTACATGAGGTCTAGGAACCAAGAAAAGCAG CTGCCAACAGTACAGGTGGACACCATGCAACCTCAAGATATTGTGGAGGAAGAGGAGCTGGAGCGGATGAAGTCCCTTCTCCAAAGGGAAAATCTTATTCGTAGTCTGGGTATTGTAGATCAGCTTACCCGTTTGCTGCACCCTACTCAACGATCCCAGAACAAATTCCCTTCAAATCGG GCTAGATTTCACCAGGACGGACTTGGCAACCGAGATGTGCAGTCTGTGAATTTCGTCCCTTTGTCCCTTCTAAGAGAAGGGTCCATCACAGAACTGGGTCCTAACTTCATACAACCAGTCCGGACTCACACATTCATCCCCAACATCTTGGGCCCATTGTCAAATATGAGGGCAaccatcccccacccctcccagtGCCAGCTGCAGCCCAAGAACCTCAACTGGTTAGGTACCTCTTCTACGTTAGGTACCTCTTCTGCAGGCAGTGGTTCGAACTCACTTACAATGAAGAAGTCAGGCAGACGTTATTTTTCCAGTGCCCGATGCAAGCATGAGAGCC AGGGCCAAACAAACAGAAGGCTAGAAGCTATGAACCGGGCATTGGCAGGATCAGTGCCGCCCTCCCTAACCCCAAGGCAGGGCTACCTTCTGCACCCTGAGAGAGAGGCAAGTGACTCCTGGGCTGGCTGCAGCTTGCCCTCCATGACAGAATCCAGGCACAGAGCCACAGCCCGTGAGCTGACATTGTGCCCTGCCTCAGCACCCCTTCTCCAGCACTCTACTGCACTGGGTCTCCTCAACATCAGCCACCACAG ACAtctgaaacaacagaaaaaacaaATTCTGTTCCAGAAAATTGGGAGAGAGATGATGCCCTCAGGTGCCCCACAAAGGATTCTGAGCAGGAATGCCATGGTGCAGATCAG GTATTTACATAAGGAATTCTCTAAGGATTGGTCAGTTTCCAGATTAGCTGAAGGCTTTGGAGTCAGCACCGATGTGATCAGAAGGGTTTTAAAGA GTGTGGCTCACATCTTAACCAAAGAAGCAGCTGTTACGGACATCGCGGTACTGCAG GCCGCCTTGCTGCACGACACTGTGGAAGATACGGATACTACTTTAGAGGAGGTGGAGGAACATTTTGGGGCAGAGGTGAGGTCCATCGTAGAAGAAGTGACTGATAACAAAGCACTGTCCAAGCTAGAACGAAAGCAGCTGCAGGTGAAGAACGCTGCGCACAGCAGCCGGCCGGCCAAGCTGGTGAAACTTGCAGATAAACTGTACAACCTTCGAGACTTGAAGCGGTGCACCCCAGTCGGTAAATGTAATCAGCAGACATGTGGGTCAGAGAGGGATAGAAAGCCCCTTCTGTGGATACAG CGCCCCCACCATGGCTTTTCCTCATCGACCTGA
- the LOC100014932 gene encoding tubulin polyglutamylase TTLL13 isoform X4 encodes MLLQGVSMATAAVAAAAALRACGGAAAAGVSVLAAESTKNMETTVSKTSESEEDYGEEEESEEESVKKATDPSNASQQSSTEAVGNGVPASTVKKSPKKVAAPSEPEDSDIGRKRRRRKRKLLTINLTNCKYESVRRAAQLCGLKEVGEDEEWTVYWTDCSVSLERVMDMKRFQKINHFPGMTEICRKDLLARNLNRMHKLYPSEYNIFPRTWCLPADYGDFQNHGRQRKTRTYICKPDSGCQGRGIFITRNPREIKPGEHMICQQYISKPFLIDGFKFDMRIYVLITSCDPLRVFMYEEGLARFATMPYMEPSISNLDDVCMHLTNYAINKHNENFVRDETIGSKRKLSTLNTWLRDHSYEPRELWGDIEDIIIKTVISAHSVLRHNYRTCFPQYLGSGTCACFEILGFDILLDHKLKPWLLEVNHSPSFTTDSCLDREVKDALLGDAMNLINLRGCDKKKVLEEDKRRVKERLFQCHQQPRESRHDSYKREQLESSNAALLDQERYENSHLGGYRRIYPGPDTEKYAPFFKHNGSLFQETAASKAREECARQQLEEIRLKQEQLEATGNNNIKKRKENKDVNQGESAGEKNRPRVGPKSLPSRLSYMRSRNQEKQLPTVQVDTMQPQDIVEEEELERMKSLLQRENLIRSLGIVDQLTRLLHPTQRSQNKFPSNRARFHQDGLGNRDVQSVNFVPLSLLREGSITELGPNFIQPVRTHTFIPNILGPLSNMRATIPHPSQCQLQPKNLNWLGTSSTLGTSSAGSGSNSLTMKKSGRRYFSSARCKHESQGQTNRRLEAMNRALAGSVPPSLTPRQGYLLHPEREASDSWAGCSLPSMTESRHRATARELTLCPASAPLLQHSTALGLLNISHHRHLKQQKKQILFQKIGREMMPSGAPQRILSRNAMVQIRYLHKEFSKDWSVSRLAEGFGVSTDVIRRVLKSVAHILTKEAAVTDIAVLQAALLHDTVEDTDTTLEEVEEHFGAEDGLSKGFRSTLSGQHKWQRAFRAQALKWKRHCRNSSKNEDCHCEQQWETRNAVKSLA; translated from the exons ATGCTTCTCCAAGGCGTGTCCATGGCGACGgcagcggtggcggcggcggcggcgctgCGAGCCTGTGGAGGCGCCGCCGCCGCCGGGGTCTCAGTGCTAG CTGCAGAATCTACAAAAAATATGGAGACTACTGTCAGCAAAACCAGTGAATCAGAGGAAGACTATGGCGAGGAAGAGGAGTCAGAGGAGGAAAGTGTTAAAAAGGCTACAGACCCCTCTAATGCTTCGCAACAGAGCAGCACAGAGGCAGTTGGGAATGGGGTCCCCGCTTCCACTGTCAAGAAGTCTCCGAAGAAAGTAGCAGCTCCCTCTGAGCCAGAGGACTCGGATATTGGGAGGAAAAGGAGACGTCGGAAACGAAA GCTCCTGACTATCAACCTGACCAATTGCAAGTATGAAAGTG tTCGACGAGCAGCCCAGCTCTGTGGCCTGAAGGAGGTGGGGGAAGATGAGGAATGGACGGTTTATTGGACTGACTGTTCTGTCTCACTGGAGCGTGTTATGGACATGAAGAGGTTTCAG AAAATCAACCACTTTCCAGGAATGACAGAAATCTGTCGCAAAGATCTGCTGGCCCGGAATCTCAACCGCATGCATAAGCTCTATCCTTCCGAGTATAATATCTTCCCCCGGACCTGGTGCCTCCCTGCAGA CTATGGGGACTTTCAGAACCATGGACGTCAGCGGAAAACTCGTACTTATATCTGTAAGCCAGACAGTGGCTGCCAGGGACGGGGTATCTTCATCACCCGGAATCCTCGGGAGATCAAACCAGGGGAGCATATGATCTGTcagcagtatatatctaag CCTTTCCTCATCGATGGCTTCAAGTTTGATATGAGAATCTATGTCCTGATCACATCCTGTGACCCACTTCGTGTCTTCATGTATGAAGAAGGTTTAGCCCGCTTTGCTACCATGCCGTACATGGAACCCAGCATCAGCAATCTG GATGATGTCTGCATGCACCTGACCAACTATGCTATCAACAAACACAATGAGAATTTTGTCCGGGATGAGACTATAGGCAGTAAGAG GAAGCTGTCAACACTCAATACCTGGCTGAGGGACCACAGCTACGAGCCAAGAGAACTGTGGGGGGATATCGAGGACATCATCATCAAGACTGTAATCTCCGCTCATTCCGTCCTTCGACACAACTATCGAACCTGCTTTCCACAGTATTTGGGTAGTGGTACTTGTGCCTGCTTTGAGATCCTTGGCTTTGATATCTTATTGGACCACAAGCTGAAGCCCTGGCTGCTAGAG GTAAATCACTCTCCAAGCTTCACCACAGACTCATGCCTTGACCGGGAAGTGAAGGATGCACTTCTTGGTGATGCCATGAACCTTATCAACTTACGAGGCTGTGACAAAAAGAAGGTGCTAGAAGAAGATAAACGGAGAGTTAAGGAACGACTTTTCCAATGTCATCAACAGCCACGAGAATCCCG GCATGATTCCTACAAGCGAGAACAATTGGAGTCATCAAATGCGGCATTGCTGGATCAGGAGAGGTATGAGAACTCCCACCTAGGTGGCTATCGGCGTATCTACCCTGGGCCAGATACTGAAAAGTATGCACCATTCTTCAAGCACAATGGCTCCCTTTTCCAGGAGACTGCTGCCTCCAAAGCCAGGGAAGAATGTGCCAG GCAGCAACTGGAGGAGATTCGCCTGAAGCAGGAACAGCTTGAGGCCACAGGCAACAATAACatcaagaagaggaaagaaaataaggatgTCAACCAGGGTGAATCAGCAGGAGAGAAGAACAGGCCCAGGGTGGGGCCCAAGAGCCTGCCCTCTCGTCTGAGCTACATGAGGTCTAGGAACCAAGAAAAGCAG CTGCCAACAGTACAGGTGGACACCATGCAACCTCAAGATATTGTGGAGGAAGAGGAGCTGGAGCGGATGAAGTCCCTTCTCCAAAGGGAAAATCTTATTCGTAGTCTGGGTATTGTAGATCAGCTTACCCGTTTGCTGCACCCTACTCAACGATCCCAGAACAAATTCCCTTCAAATCGG GCTAGATTTCACCAGGACGGACTTGGCAACCGAGATGTGCAGTCTGTGAATTTCGTCCCTTTGTCCCTTCTAAGAGAAGGGTCCATCACAGAACTGGGTCCTAACTTCATACAACCAGTCCGGACTCACACATTCATCCCCAACATCTTGGGCCCATTGTCAAATATGAGGGCAaccatcccccacccctcccagtGCCAGCTGCAGCCCAAGAACCTCAACTGGTTAGGTACCTCTTCTACGTTAGGTACCTCTTCTGCAGGCAGTGGTTCGAACTCACTTACAATGAAGAAGTCAGGCAGACGTTATTTTTCCAGTGCCCGATGCAAGCATGAGAGCC AGGGCCAAACAAACAGAAGGCTAGAAGCTATGAACCGGGCATTGGCAGGATCAGTGCCGCCCTCCCTAACCCCAAGGCAGGGCTACCTTCTGCACCCTGAGAGAGAGGCAAGTGACTCCTGGGCTGGCTGCAGCTTGCCCTCCATGACAGAATCCAGGCACAGAGCCACAGCCCGTGAGCTGACATTGTGCCCTGCCTCAGCACCCCTTCTCCAGCACTCTACTGCACTGGGTCTCCTCAACATCAGCCACCACAG ACAtctgaaacaacagaaaaaacaaATTCTGTTCCAGAAAATTGGGAGAGAGATGATGCCCTCAGGTGCCCCACAAAGGATTCTGAGCAGGAATGCCATGGTGCAGATCAG GTATTTACATAAGGAATTCTCTAAGGATTGGTCAGTTTCCAGATTAGCTGAAGGCTTTGGAGTCAGCACCGATGTGATCAGAAGGGTTTTAAAGA GTGTGGCTCACATCTTAACCAAAGAAGCAGCTGTTACGGACATCGCGGTACTGCAG GCCGCCTTGCTGCACGACACTGTGGAAGATACGGATACTACTTTAGAGGAGGTGGAGGAACATTTTGGGGCAGAG GATGGTCTGAGCAAAGGGTTCAGGAGTACTTTGAGTGGGCAGCACAAGTGGCAAAGGGCCTTCAGGGCACAAGCCCTCAAATGGAAGAGGCACTGCAGAAACTCTTCCAAGAACGAGGACTGTCACTGTGAGCAGCAGTGGGAAACCAGAAATGCTGTCAAGAGTTTGGCCTAA